The following proteins come from a genomic window of Mustela lutreola isolate mMusLut2 chromosome 6, mMusLut2.pri, whole genome shotgun sequence:
- the GUCA1B gene encoding guanylyl cyclase-activating protein 2, whose translation MGQQFSWEEAEAAGEMDVAQLQEWYKKFVVECPSGSLFMHEFKCFFKVTGNEEATEFVEGMFRAFDKNGDNTIDFLEYVAALNLVLRGTLEHKLKWTFKIYDKDCNGRIDRQELLDIVEAIYKLKKACRVEMECERQGQMLTPEEVVDRIFLLLDENGDGQLSLNEFMEGARRDKWVMKMLQMDVNPSGWISQQRRKSAMF comes from the exons ATGGGGCAGCAGTTCAGCTGGGAGGAGGCGGAAGCGGCCGGTGAGATGGACGTGGCCCAGCTTCAGGAGTGGTACAAGAAGTTCGTGGTGGAGTGCCCCAGTGGCTCTCTCTTCATGCACGAGTTTAAGTGCTTCTTCAAGGTCACAGGCAACGAGGAGGCCACCGAGTTTGTAGAGGGCATGTTCCGAGCCTTCGACAAGAATGGG GACAACACCATCGACTTCCTGGAGTATGTGGCAGCCCTGAACCTTGTGCTGAGGGGCACCCTGGAGCACAAACTCAAGTGGACCTTCAAGATCTACGACAAGGACTGCAACGGCCGCATCGACCGCCAGGAGCTGCTCGACATTGTGGAG GCGATCTACAAGCTGAAGAAAGCCTGCAGGGTGGAGATGGAGTGTGAGCGGCAGGGACAGATGCTCACCCCCGAGGAGGTGGTGGACAGAATCTTCCTCTTGTTGGATGAGAATGGAGACG GCCAGCTGTCTCTGAATGAGTTCATGGAAGGTGCCCGTCGGGACAAGTGGGTGATGAAGATGCTGCAGATGGACGTGAACCCCAGTGGCTGGATCTCTCAGCAGAGGCGGAAAAGTGCCATGTTCTGA